A window of the Oscillospiraceae bacterium NTUH-002-81 genome harbors these coding sequences:
- a CDS encoding DUF4299 family protein, translated as MGLFSKFKKEKTAVDWSNTYAATPKFYAKPDGSPFGAIALTEGTETILPKMPQNEYAVDGKQVDDWKIVLVSTTKDCVMGDCDYQKALKKLEKHTLDSRENTILVKGLSLDELEAIVE; from the coding sequence ATGGGGTTATTTAGCAAATTTAAAAAAGAGAAAACAGCGGTTGATTGGAGTAATACATATGCTGCAACACCAAAATTTTATGCGAAACCAGATGGTAGTCCGTTTGGAGCAATCGCATTAACAGAAGGTACAGAAACAATTCTACCGAAAATGCCACAAAACGAATATGCCGTAGATGGAAAGCAGGTAGACGATTGGAAAATCGTACTTGTAAGCACGACAAAAGATTGTGTTATGGGGGATTGTGATTATCAGAAAGCTTTGAAGAAATTGGAAAAGCACACATTAGATTCCAGGGAGAATACGATTTTAGTGAAAGGCTTATCTTTAGACGAATTAGAAGCTATTGTGGAATAA
- a CDS encoding zinc ribbon domain-containing protein: METKNIILKLRTGRGMSQDELADKVMVTRQAVSRWENGDTVPNTDTLKLLSKEFDVSINTLLGEPRKLICQCCGMPIDDDSILGRDKDGTLNEEYCKWCYADGTYTYNDMDELIDVCAKNMVNENFTEEQARTYLKEMLPKLDYWSRYDELSDNGQFEEFKMQLINEINDLHIDGLPRVDKLNALVGKYVNLEYTLPNGQKVKFLDDHKTYLGNQLESEFGGDSCFGILASMDFILVCTYEKDGENPELLIYKKR, from the coding sequence ATGGAAACAAAAAATATTATTTTGAAACTTCGTACTGGAAGAGGAATGTCACAAGACGAGCTGGCAGATAAAGTCATGGTAACAAGGCAGGCAGTATCCCGTTGGGAAAATGGAGATACAGTTCCAAACACTGATACACTTAAGCTCTTATCTAAAGAATTTGATGTCTCAATCAATACGCTTTTGGGAGAACCCAGAAAATTGATTTGCCAGTGCTGTGGAATGCCAATCGATGATGATTCCATATTGGGACGTGATAAAGATGGCACATTAAATGAGGAGTATTGTAAATGGTGCTATGCAGATGGAACATACACATATAATGATATGGATGAATTGATTGATGTGTGTGCAAAGAATATGGTAAATGAAAACTTTACCGAAGAACAGGCACGCACTTATCTAAAAGAAATGCTTCCAAAGTTAGATTACTGGAGCAGGTATGATGAACTTAGTGACAATGGGCAGTTTGAAGAGTTTAAAATGCAGTTGATAAATGAAATAAATGATCTGCATATAGACGGACTTCCAAGGGTAGACAAGCTAAATGCACTTGTGGGGAAATATGTGAATCTGGAATATACTCTGCCTAATGGACAAAAAGTGAAATTCCTTGATGATCATAAAACCTATCTGGGAAATCAACTGGAGTCTGAATTTGGAGGAGACAGCTGCTTTGGTATTTTGGCAAGTATGGATTTTATTCTGGTATGTACATATGAGAAGGATGGTGAAAATCCAGAGCTGTTGATTTATAAAAAGAGATAA
- a CDS encoding TetR/AcrR family transcriptional regulator — protein sequence MSNRKEEILIVALHLFARDGYEAVSVSQIAGELDMTKGALYRHYKSKRDIFDSIVKRMEQQDGEQASEYGMPEEEKEKMPEQYENVSVDDLVEYSKSMFEYWTEDDFASSFRKMLTLEQFKNEEMQKLYQQYLVSGPAEYVKDLFKNMEIKNPEENAVQFYANMFFYYSVYDGAADKTKAKCQFEQMMDKIVVEMKQ from the coding sequence ATGAGTAATAGGAAAGAGGAAATATTAATTGTGGCACTGCATTTGTTCGCCAGAGATGGTTACGAGGCTGTCTCTGTTAGCCAGATAGCAGGAGAGCTTGATATGACAAAAGGGGCATTGTACCGTCATTACAAAAGCAAGAGAGATATTTTTGACAGTATTGTAAAGCGCATGGAACAGCAGGATGGCGAACAGGCATCAGAATATGGTATGCCGGAAGAGGAAAAAGAAAAAATGCCTGAACAGTATGAGAATGTATCAGTGGATGATTTGGTGGAATACAGCAAGTCAATGTTTGAATACTGGACAGAGGATGATTTTGCATCATCGTTTCGGAAAATGCTTACGCTTGAACAATTCAAAAATGAAGAAATGCAGAAGTTATATCAGCAATATCTGGTATCCGGACCGGCAGAATACGTGAAGGATCTGTTCAAAAATATGGAAATAAAAAATCCGGAAGAGAATGCAGTTCAATTTTATGCAAATATGTTTTTCTATTATAGTGTATATGATGGAGCAGCAGATAAGACGAAAGCAAAATGTCAGTTTGAACAGATGATGGACAAAATTGTAGTAGAAATGAAGCAGTAA
- a CDS encoding N-acetyltransferase — protein sequence MEKSNIMIRLEKKEEQQKVENLVRESFWNVYRPGCLEHYVLHQLRNDPAFVPELDFVMVFSEKGKEDKLIGQNMFMRTSIKADDGRNIPIMTMGPICITPELKRQGYGKVLLDYSLDKAAKLGCGAVCFEGNIDFYGKSGFRPASEFNIRYHGLEEGQDASFFLCKELIPGYLNGITGEYATPAGYFVDEKESEEFDKMFPYKEKKKLPGQLF from the coding sequence ATGGAAAAAAGTAATATTATGATTCGTTTAGAGAAAAAGGAAGAACAACAGAAAGTAGAAAATCTGGTAAGAGAAAGTTTTTGGAATGTGTATCGTCCAGGATGCCTTGAGCATTATGTATTGCATCAGCTCAGAAATGATCCGGCATTCGTTCCAGAACTGGATTTTGTGATGGTTTTTAGTGAAAAAGGCAAAGAGGACAAGCTGATCGGTCAGAATATGTTTATGAGAACAAGTATTAAAGCGGATGATGGAAGAAATATTCCAATTATGACGATGGGACCGATTTGCATTACTCCGGAACTGAAAAGACAGGGGTACGGAAAAGTCTTGCTGGATTATTCATTAGACAAGGCAGCGAAGCTTGGATGTGGTGCGGTTTGTTTTGAGGGAAACATTGATTTTTATGGAAAAAGTGGATTCAGACCGGCAAGTGAATTTAACATCCGTTATCATGGACTGGAAGAGGGGCAGGATGCGTCCTTCTTTCTATGCAAAGAGCTGATTCCGGGATATTTAAATGGCATTACAGGGGAGTATGCGACACCAGCGGGATATTTTGTAGATGAAAAGGAATCTGAAGAATTTGATAAGATGTTTCCTTATAAAGAGAAGAAAAAATTACCGGGACAGTTATTTTAA
- a CDS encoding helix-turn-helix domain-containing protein, whose translation MATLELAANKGLGNVSMNMIADKVGIKKPSLYNHFASKEELVEVMYQFLREEAKKNANIGAIDYTTIFADKSALEILRMMVGGYFNMNQQEHMMNFYKVIYSERSLNPMAAKIVAEEMDKMIIATKQLFYAMEVHKLLHFTNPDLSAVSFAMTIHGLMDYELDQSNGECRNETDKNLLDDYLKWFCEENAV comes from the coding sequence ATGGCTACATTGGAGCTGGCAGCTAATAAAGGACTTGGTAACGTATCTATGAATATGATTGCAGATAAGGTTGGGATAAAAAAACCGTCATTATACAATCATTTTGCATCCAAAGAGGAGCTTGTTGAAGTAATGTATCAATTCCTCCGGGAAGAGGCTAAGAAAAATGCCAATATAGGTGCGATTGATTATACAACCATTTTTGCGGATAAGAGTGCATTGGAAATATTGAGGATGATGGTCGGAGGATATTTTAATATGAACCAGCAGGAACATATGATGAATTTCTATAAGGTTATCTATTCCGAAAGAAGCCTGAATCCTATGGCAGCAAAAATTGTCGCAGAAGAGATGGATAAGATGATTATAGCAACGAAGCAGCTGTTTTATGCCATGGAAGTACATAAATTACTTCATTTTACAAATCCGGATCTGAGTGCAGTAAGCTTTGCTATGACGATACATGGGCTGATGGATTACGAACTGGATCAGAGCAATGGTGAGTGTAGGAATGAAACAGATAAGAATCTTTTGGACGATTATCTGAAATGGTTTTGCGAGGAAAATGCTGTATGA
- a CDS encoding helix-turn-helix domain-containing protein, translated as MESKEKNTKEKILEEALKLFAQSGYMGTSMNDIASKLGVTKAALYKHYKSKQEILDSIIEKMNELDMERIKQYEMPEGDLEKVAAEYKETAFDKIKQFTKVQFLHWTEEEFSCCFRKMLTLEQYREPQMAQLYQNYLASGPLTYMEALFSGMLGDAGKARQTALDFYGPIFLLYSIYDGAKDKSHVIKLLEEHMDHFYREMQKNL; from the coding sequence ATGGAAAGCAAGGAAAAGAACACAAAGGAAAAAATACTGGAAGAAGCCTTGAAGTTATTTGCACAGAGTGGATATATGGGAACATCCATGAATGATATTGCTTCAAAACTTGGAGTGACCAAGGCTGCATTGTATAAGCATTATAAAAGCAAGCAGGAGATATTGGACAGTATTATTGAAAAAATGAATGAATTAGATATGGAAAGAATAAAGCAATATGAAATGCCGGAGGGTGATCTGGAAAAGGTTGCAGCCGAGTATAAAGAAACGGCATTTGATAAGATCAAGCAGTTCACAAAGGTGCAATTCCTTCATTGGACAGAGGAAGAGTTTTCATGCTGTTTCCGTAAGATGTTGACATTGGAACAGTACAGGGAACCACAGATGGCTCAGTTATATCAGAATTACCTTGCAAGCGGACCATTAACTTATATGGAAGCTTTGTTTTCAGGAATGCTGGGAGATGCAGGAAAAGCAAGACAGACAGCGCTTGATTTTTATGGACCTATTTTTTTGCTTTACAGCATATATGATGGAGCAAAAGACAAAAGCCATGTGATAAAGTTACTGGAAGAGCATATGGATCATTTCTACAGGGAGATGCAGAAAAATTTATAG
- a CDS encoding AraC family transcriptional regulator translates to MNWIQGIQRAIDYVEAHITEEIDFEEVAKQAYSSSFHFQRVFGILCGFSLGEYIRMRRLSLAGEELSRGNAKIIDAALKYGYDTPESFSRAFARFHGITPSEARHGGKVKIFTSLSVKLTFTGGSKMDYRIEKREAFQVVCKRKRVGKPQSANATPDITAMWQEFGADGTMGRLIACLPEHPVMKGLLGICFSSELNAKQFPYGIGVEYDGRPIDDDLEVVTIPAHTYAVFTSKGKMPDAFIETYHRIVTEFFPQSAQYEYAENVEFEVYSSADISDPDYQCEIWIAVNEKEK, encoded by the coding sequence ATGAATTGGATTCAGGGAATACAGCGTGCCATCGACTACGTGGAGGCGCACATCACCGAAGAAATTGATTTTGAAGAAGTGGCGAAGCAGGCCTATTCCTCATCGTTTCATTTTCAGAGAGTCTTCGGGATCCTGTGCGGATTTTCACTGGGGGAGTATATCCGCATGCGCAGGCTTTCCCTTGCGGGGGAGGAGCTGTCCCGTGGGAATGCGAAGATCATTGATGCGGCGCTGAAATACGGCTACGATACGCCGGAGAGTTTTTCCCGTGCCTTTGCCCGGTTTCACGGCATTACGCCCAGCGAAGCCCGGCATGGTGGCAAGGTCAAAATATTCACGTCCCTGTCTGTTAAATTAACTTTCACAGGAGGCAGTAAAATGGATTACAGAATTGAAAAAAGAGAAGCGTTTCAGGTTGTGTGCAAAAGAAAGCGTGTGGGAAAGCCCCAGTCGGCCAATGCTACACCGGACATTACGGCCATGTGGCAGGAATTTGGCGCGGACGGAACCATGGGCAGACTGATCGCGTGCCTGCCTGAACATCCCGTGATGAAAGGGCTGTTGGGCATCTGTTTTTCCTCGGAGCTGAATGCAAAGCAGTTTCCCTACGGCATCGGCGTGGAGTATGACGGAAGACCCATCGACGATGATCTGGAGGTGGTGACGATCCCGGCCCATACCTATGCGGTATTTACCAGCAAAGGAAAAATGCCGGACGCCTTTATCGAGACATACCATCGTATTGTGACCGAGTTTTTCCCGCAAAGCGCCCAGTATGAATATGCGGAAAATGTGGAGTTTGAGGTGTATTCCTCGGCGGACATTTCGGATCCCGATTACCAGTGTGAAATCTGGATCGCAGTGAACGAAAAAGAGAAATAA
- a CDS encoding helix-turn-helix transcriptional regulator, with translation MILADKIMEERKRNGWSQEELAEKLGVSRQAVSKWESAGSSPDLQRILQMSQLFGVSTDYLLKDEMEPDGVYQEIEPTMERRETVPVRSVSMEEANDFLDRKREGAPRIANGVFMCIVSPALLILLSGMADDRRFHVTEAFAAGLGLVFLFVMVAVAVFLFITCGIRKSQMEYLEKEVFETEYGVSGMVKERRRSYEPVFTRGIAVGVGICILSVVPLLLAGVVDAPDAVTCAMVSLLLLLVAAGVNMIVRVSIIKGSYDMLLQEGEFSKKEKQAKTKLDTLSGVYWCLATAIYLGWSFWTMRWDITWILWPVAGVLFAAVSGTVRLVIGADGADQ, from the coding sequence ATGATATTAGCAGATAAGATTATGGAAGAGAGAAAAAGAAACGGCTGGTCGCAGGAGGAGCTTGCGGAGAAGCTGGGGGTGTCCCGGCAGGCGGTTTCCAAATGGGAGAGTGCCGGTTCTAGCCCGGACTTGCAGAGGATCCTTCAAATGTCCCAGCTGTTTGGCGTCAGCACGGACTATCTTTTGAAAGACGAGATGGAACCCGACGGCGTTTATCAGGAAATAGAGCCGACCATGGAACGGCGGGAAACGGTTCCGGTGCGGAGTGTGTCCATGGAAGAGGCCAATGATTTCCTGGACAGGAAAAGGGAGGGAGCGCCACGGATCGCCAATGGCGTGTTTATGTGTATCGTCAGTCCGGCCCTTTTGATCCTTTTGAGCGGAATGGCAGACGACCGCAGATTTCATGTGACGGAAGCCTTTGCGGCAGGGCTGGGTCTGGTATTCCTGTTTGTGATGGTTGCCGTGGCGGTATTTTTGTTTATTACGTGCGGTATCCGGAAAAGCCAGATGGAATATCTGGAAAAAGAAGTTTTTGAAACAGAATATGGCGTCTCCGGCATGGTAAAAGAGAGAAGACGTTCCTATGAGCCTGTGTTTACGCGGGGGATCGCGGTGGGCGTCGGAATCTGTATCCTTTCTGTCGTGCCGCTGCTTCTGGCAGGGGTGGTGGATGCGCCGGACGCGGTCACCTGTGCGATGGTGAGCCTGTTACTGCTTCTGGTGGCGGCAGGCGTCAACATGATCGTGCGGGTGAGCATCATAAAGGGCAGCTACGACATGCTGCTGCAGGAAGGCGAATTCAGCAAAAAAGAAAAACAGGCGAAAACAAAGCTGGACACATTGTCCGGGGTATACTGGTGCCTGGCCACCGCCATTTATCTGGGCTGGAGCTTCTGGACCATGCGCTGGGACATCACGTGGATCCTGTGGCCGGTGGCGGGCGTGCTGTTCGCGGCGGTGTCTGGAACTGTGCGATTGGTCATCGGTGCGGACGGAGCGGATCAATAA
- the spoIIID gene encoding sporulation transcriptional regulator SpoIIID → MKDYIEERAVEIAEYIIENSATVRQTAKKFGISKSTVHKDVTERLNQINPALAGQARQVLDVNKSERHIRGGMATREKYLHQHEVK, encoded by the coding sequence TTGAAGGATTATATCGAGGAGCGAGCCGTTGAGATTGCGGAATATATAATAGAAAACAGTGCAACCGTGCGGCAGACGGCAAAAAAATTCGGAATCAGCAAGAGTACGGTACATAAAGATGTGACAGAACGGCTGAACCAGATCAATCCTGCGCTGGCGGGACAGGCGCGGCAGGTGCTTGACGTGAACAAATCGGAGCGTCACATTCGGGGAGGCATGGCAACACGGGAAAAATATTTGCATCAACATGAGGTAAAATAA
- a CDS encoding alpha/beta fold hydrolase, producing the protein MESGKKGFFRKENASAIVLIICLLLMVISSAVGHNIQTSGGSVKTENLTFVTDTGATSHAKLYVPETATADNPAPAILLCHGYTASLDAMEPNAIELSRRGYVVMALDMYGHGESTLPPDGYKQAEMGNVENYAPDLGSYSALQKFAEYDFVDLTKIGMLGHSMGTAAIQEGAYLAYAKWQAAYTAALTEAQAAGQDDATAAATAYTAAMGSGIVLPSSMVLTGYNYNIRNSQDLTYIGVTEDNGVFPLYAAPVNICTIEGDYDEFSGLLWGIDDASQYTKSFKFKLGVGGASDVPSGTYFMYGDASATPLSREDAITAAASAAATMQPIRAAYTFDGTHSDTYYDETAISYGIDFFDITLRGGEESIPVTEQNWHGRAACGLIGLLSALVGFAAMALTLLRVPFFAGIVQKELPSVSTVKDTASAVKYAILYIVFLLPAPLLYYWLVGYPYYMQPQWFKFLTKFMPNSFFNMAPMNSLMLFNGVVGVIFLVLYVLVFFLFAKKAGYTVENTGLKLPVVNVLKSLLLAVVSFGLIYVVIYLCSGISGTEFSFFKYNIMPMDGAHWVAFLKYLPVFLLFFLLVSVFYNSLTRIDNAPAWLNYILIAVSSCGGLAVMFAYDYGKLFATGTRGIKYIPGTTSAAWLSAVGMSFPTALAGIMLFGLLFILPITAVISRVCYKKTGSAWLGGFLTAFVALAFTISHMVTSIM; encoded by the coding sequence ATGGAAAGTGGAAAGAAAGGATTTTTCCGAAAAGAAAATGCTTCCGCCATCGTTCTGATCATCTGCCTGCTTCTGATGGTGATTTCATCGGCGGTGGGGCATAACATTCAGACCAGCGGAGGTTCTGTGAAAACCGAAAACCTTACATTTGTGACAGATACAGGTGCGACCAGCCATGCGAAGCTGTATGTGCCGGAGACGGCAACTGCGGACAACCCGGCACCGGCGATCCTGCTCTGCCATGGGTATACGGCATCGCTGGATGCCATGGAGCCCAATGCCATTGAGCTGTCCCGTCGGGGCTATGTTGTCATGGCACTTGACATGTACGGCCACGGGGAAAGCACCCTGCCGCCGGATGGATATAAGCAGGCGGAGATGGGAAATGTGGAGAACTATGCTCCGGATCTGGGAAGCTACAGTGCGCTGCAGAAGTTTGCGGAGTATGATTTCGTGGATCTGACAAAGATCGGTATGCTGGGACATTCCATGGGAACGGCGGCGATCCAGGAGGGCGCCTATCTTGCCTATGCAAAATGGCAGGCTGCCTATACTGCGGCGCTGACAGAGGCACAGGCAGCCGGGCAGGATGATGCTACAGCAGCTGCGACTGCGTATACGGCGGCTATGGGATCCGGGATCGTGCTTCCCAGTTCCATGGTGCTGACCGGTTACAATTATAATATCCGCAACAGCCAGGATCTGACGTACATCGGCGTCACAGAGGACAATGGTGTATTTCCTCTGTATGCAGCACCGGTGAATATCTGTACCATCGAGGGTGATTATGATGAGTTCTCCGGTCTTCTGTGGGGCATTGATGATGCCAGCCAGTACACCAAGAGCTTTAAGTTCAAGCTTGGCGTAGGCGGCGCCAGCGATGTTCCTTCCGGCACTTATTTTATGTACGGCGATGCTTCCGCCACGCCGCTGAGCCGCGAGGATGCGATCACGGCAGCTGCTTCTGCAGCGGCGACCATGCAGCCGATCCGTGCGGCCTATACGTTTGACGGCACCCATTCGGATACATACTATGACGAGACTGCCATCAGCTATGGCATTGATTTCTTCGATATTACGCTGCGGGGCGGCGAGGAAAGCATTCCGGTAACCGAGCAGAACTGGCATGGGCGTGCAGCCTGCGGTCTGATCGGCCTGCTGTCCGCACTGGTGGGATTTGCGGCAATGGCACTGACACTGCTGCGGGTACCGTTCTTTGCCGGTATTGTGCAGAAGGAGCTTCCGTCTGTCAGCACGGTCAAAGATACGGCAAGCGCTGTAAAATATGCAATCCTTTACATCGTATTCCTGCTTCCGGCACCGCTTCTGTACTATTGGCTGGTGGGATATCCGTATTATATGCAGCCCCAGTGGTTCAAGTTCCTGACAAAATTCATGCCCAACAGCTTTTTCAATATGGCACCGATGAACTCCCTCATGCTGTTTAACGGCGTGGTCGGCGTGATTTTCCTTGTGCTGTATGTGCTGGTGTTCTTCCTGTTTGCGAAAAAGGCCGGTTACACCGTGGAAAACACAGGACTGAAGCTTCCGGTTGTAAATGTGTTGAAGAGCCTGCTTTTGGCAGTGGTATCCTTCGGCCTGATCTATGTGGTGATTTACCTTTGCTCCGGCATTTCCGGAACAGAGTTTTCCTTCTTCAAATACAACATCATGCCGATGGACGGCGCACACTGGGTGGCTTTCCTGAAATACCTGCCAGTGTTCCTGCTGTTTTTCCTGCTGGTCAGCGTGTTCTACAATTCTCTGACCCGTATTGATAACGCACCGGCGTGGCTGAACTACATTCTGATCGCGGTATCTTCCTGCGGCGGTCTGGCTGTGATGTTTGCCTATGACTATGGAAAACTGTTCGCAACGGGAACGAGAGGCATCAAATACATTCCGGGCACTACATCTGCGGCGTGGCTTTCTGCTGTGGGCATGTCCTTCCCGACCGCGCTGGCAGGCATCATGCTGTTCGGTCTGCTGTTTATCCTTCCGATCACAGCAGTGATCAGCCGGGTTTGCTATAAGAAAACCGGTTCCGCATGGCTGGGCGGGTTCCTGACAGCCTTTGTGGCACTGGCATTTACCATCTCCCATATGGTAACTTCTATTATGTAA